The Desulfuromonas acetexigens genome includes a region encoding these proteins:
- a CDS encoding TPM domain-containing protein translates to MRISRFPLSCVPLLLLVTLLTGCPNRQELPLVDDRAGLLAPKRVGRLTAYHDHLLRDLDIHFHLTILDESPGDLDQAAVELFEKLRLGEPTGGARGVLLLVDPRGGQVRLEIGYDLEGIFPDGFVGYVEREQLTPFFAAGRVADGIEATVELLVGRALGEVPADYRGAVKLEHLSGGGGARSVVAIGSGSEAKGFVEDRGRFVAQPTPRQTLERYLEVLREQVKDPQLSLYTPETRAFFAKWLVTDAQQNNERKGLEANLPAVEERIAGDLAVLRFPVDNRQAAPYLLRQSAEGWQLDMAAMSRLIGFNHKNQWFFRAVDHEFIFAFDDVKFDGNGFPYR, encoded by the coding sequence ATGCGCATATCCCGGTTCCCGTTGTCCTGTGTGCCCCTTTTGTTGCTCGTCACCTTGTTGACTGGCTGCCCCAACCGCCAGGAACTGCCCTTGGTCGACGACCGTGCCGGGCTGCTCGCCCCGAAGCGGGTCGGCCGCCTCACGGCTTATCATGACCACCTGCTGCGGGATCTCGACATCCACTTCCACTTGACCATCTTGGATGAAAGCCCCGGCGATCTGGATCAGGCGGCCGTCGAGCTGTTCGAGAAGTTGCGGTTGGGGGAACCCACCGGTGGGGCGCGTGGGGTGCTGCTGCTTGTCGATCCTCGGGGCGGGCAGGTACGGCTGGAAATCGGCTACGATCTGGAAGGAATCTTTCCCGACGGCTTTGTCGGTTATGTTGAACGGGAACAGCTGACGCCCTTTTTCGCCGCCGGCCGGGTGGCCGACGGCATCGAGGCGACGGTGGAGCTGCTGGTGGGGCGGGCGCTGGGGGAGGTTCCCGCCGACTATCGCGGGGCGGTCAAGCTGGAGCACCTGAGCGGCGGGGGTGGGGCGCGCAGTGTTGTGGCCATCGGTTCCGGCAGTGAAGCCAAGGGGTTTGTCGAAGATCGCGGCCGTTTCGTCGCCCAGCCGACGCCGCGACAGACCCTGGAGCGCTATCTGGAAGTCTTGCGCGAGCAGGTGAAAGATCCGCAGCTCAGCCTCTATACCCCGGAGACGCGTGCCTTTTTTGCCAAGTGGCTGGTAACCGATGCTCAGCAGAATAACGAACGCAAGGGATTGGAAGCGAACCTGCCCGCCGTCGAGGAGCGCATCGCCGGCGATCTGGCCGTACTGCGCTTTCCCGTCGACAACCGCCAGGCCGCCCCCTATCTGTTGCGACAATCGGCCGAAGGCTGGCAACTGGACATGGCCGCCATGAGCCGCCTGATCGGCTTCAACCACAAAAACCAGTGGTTCTTCCGCGCCGTCGATCACGAATTCATCTTCGCCTTTGACGATGTCAAATTCGATGGGAACGGTTTTCCCTATCGCTGA
- a CDS encoding SDR family oxidoreductase gives MPIDPQTPVLVTGATGYIGARLIPRLLQAGYRVRALARTPAKLRDRPWANDPGLEIVAGDLFDRESMIRACQGCRAAYYLVHSMNPTSHDFAASDRAAADNMVAAAEAAGLERIIYLSGLGEDAPDLSEHLRSRAEVAKILRAGKTPTTVLRAAMIIGSGSASFEILRYLVERLPVMVTPRWVDTPCQPISIRNVLTYLIGCLGCDDTIGQTFDIGQPEVVTYRQLMRIFAEEAGLPRRWIVPVPVLTPRLSSYWINLVTPVPAALARPLAEGLRNTVVCGETRIRELIPQELLDCRQSIRAALEQLRGQTVESSWSDAGAIPPAAWSTPGDASWAGGTHYDDARQIRLAAPIDKTWRAVSCIGGDTGWYYANWLWWLRGLLDQLAGGIGLRRGRRCPLELAPGDALDFWRVAEVDKPQRLLLAAEMKLPGKALLEFRLSESAPGETLVIQTARYLPRGLTGILYWYAVWPFHNFVFDGMLRGIAHSLDAKILQGPEKTKDPAKERLKAEG, from the coding sequence ATGCCCATCGATCCGCAAACACCCGTCCTCGTTACCGGCGCCACCGGTTATATCGGTGCCCGCCTTATTCCCCGCCTGCTGCAAGCAGGCTACCGGGTACGTGCCCTGGCCCGCACCCCGGCCAAACTCCGCGACCGACCCTGGGCCAACGATCCCGGCCTGGAAATCGTCGCCGGCGATCTCTTCGACCGGGAGTCGATGATCCGCGCCTGTCAGGGCTGCCGCGCCGCCTATTACCTGGTTCATTCCATGAATCCGACCAGCCATGACTTCGCCGCCAGCGATCGCGCCGCCGCCGACAACATGGTCGCCGCCGCCGAAGCGGCGGGTCTGGAGCGGATCATCTACCTGAGCGGCCTCGGCGAGGATGCCCCCGATCTCAGCGAGCACCTGCGCTCGCGGGCCGAGGTGGCGAAGATTCTGCGCGCCGGCAAGACGCCGACGACGGTCCTGCGGGCGGCGATGATCATCGGCTCGGGGAGCGCCTCCTTCGAAATCCTCCGCTACCTGGTCGAGCGCCTGCCGGTGATGGTCACCCCGCGCTGGGTCGACACCCCCTGCCAGCCCATTTCCATCCGCAACGTCCTCACCTACCTGATCGGCTGTCTGGGCTGCGACGACACGATCGGGCAGACCTTCGACATCGGCCAGCCCGAGGTCGTCACCTATCGGCAACTGATGCGCATTTTCGCCGAGGAGGCGGGCCTGCCCCGCCGCTGGATCGTGCCGGTCCCGGTCCTCACCCCGCGCCTCAGTTCCTACTGGATCAACCTGGTCACGCCGGTGCCGGCGGCGCTGGCCCGCCCCCTGGCCGAAGGGTTGCGCAATACCGTGGTCTGCGGCGAAACCCGCATCCGCGAACTCATCCCGCAAGAGCTTCTCGACTGCCGCCAGTCGATCCGCGCCGCCCTCGAACAGTTGCGCGGGCAGACGGTGGAAAGTTCCTGGAGCGATGCCGGCGCCATCCCTCCGGCCGCCTGGAGCACCCCCGGCGATGCCTCCTGGGCGGGCGGCACCCATTACGACGACGCCCGCCAAATCCGCCTGGCCGCTCCCATCGATAAAACCTGGCGGGCGGTCTCCTGTATCGGCGGCGACACCGGCTGGTATTACGCCAACTGGCTCTGGTGGCTGCGCGGCCTGCTCGACCAACTGGCGGGGGGCATCGGCCTACGCCGGGGACGGCGCTGTCCCCTCGAATTGGCGCCGGGAGACGCCCTCGACTTCTGGCGGGTCGCCGAGGTCGACAAGCCCCAGCGCCTGCTGCTCGCCGCCGAAATGAAACTGCCGGGCAAGGCGCTCCTCGAATTCCGCCTCAGCGAAAGCGCGCCGGGAGAAACCCTCGTCATCCAGACCGCCCGCTACCTCCCCCGGGGTCTCACCGGCATCCTCTACTGGTACGCTGTCTGGCCCTTCCACAACTTCGTCTTCGACGGCATGCTCCGCGGCATCGCCCACAGCCTCGACGCAAAAATTCTGCAAGGCCCGGAAAAGACGAAGGATCCGGCAAAGGAAAGGCTGAAGGCTGAAGGCTGA
- a CDS encoding helix-turn-helix domain-containing protein, producing the protein MKATFKTIIIKSQEQMLNECAETMNAVMRGEPVAPQEPEYSFTSFEAFRRAMTPQRFALLRLIREKRPDSIKELAALAGRDMKNVSEDVKILLEMDLLELEKRGKTKAPRLHYDGFRLEVAV; encoded by the coding sequence ATGAAAGCCACTTTTAAAACCATCATCATCAAATCCCAGGAGCAGATGCTGAACGAATGCGCCGAAACGATGAACGCCGTGATGCGCGGCGAACCGGTCGCACCCCAGGAGCCGGAGTACTCTTTCACCAGCTTCGAGGCCTTTCGCAGGGCCATGACTCCGCAGCGTTTCGCCCTGCTCAGGCTCATCCGTGAAAAACGCCCCGACTCTATCAAGGAGCTGGCCGCCCTCGCCGGACGAGACATGAAAAACGTTTCCGAGGATGTCAAAATCCTGCTCGAAATGGATCTCCTCGAATTGGAAAAACGCGGAAAAACCAAGGCGCCCCGCCTGCACTACGACGGTTTTCGCCTCGA